A genomic stretch from Lathyrus oleraceus cultivar Zhongwan6 chromosome 2, CAAS_Psat_ZW6_1.0, whole genome shotgun sequence includes:
- the LOC127120338 gene encoding methyl jasmonate esterase 1 isoform X1, translating to MDNKRHFVLVHGACHGAWCWYKVVALLKSSGHKVTALDMAASGIHPKQVHELDSIEDYYEPLVEFVRSLPEEERVILVGHSFGGICISMAMELFPKKIAAAVFVTAIMPSPDLCFTTLRQEFHQRLDSNLDIKVIFDDSSNNKTNGTVINGPQLLASKMYQLSPPEDLSLAMLLLRPNRSYGDQELLREKTSVTKDNYGSVAKVYVVCQQDKLLKLDFQLSMIQRNPTNDVKVIPETDHMVMFSKPQELFACLQEIADTYY from the exons GTTGTTGCTCTATTGAAATCTTCTGGACATAAAGTCACAGCATTAGACATGGCTGCTTCTGGTATTCATCCAAAACAAGTGCATGAACTGGATTCCATTGAAGATTATTATGAACCGTTGGTTGAATTTGTAAGATCATTGCCAGAAGAGGAGAGGGTAATCCTTGTGGGTCATAGCTTTGGTGGGATTTGTATATCTATGGCTATGGAATTATTCCCAAAGAAAATTGCGGCTGCTGTATTTGTTACAGCTATCATGCCTTCTCCAGATCTATGCTTCACGACTCTCCGCCAAGAG TTTCATCAAAGATTGGATTCCAATTTGGACATAAAGGTTATATTTGACGATAGCTCAAACAATAAAACAAATGGAACAGTCATAAATGGGCCTCAATTGTTAGCATCCAAGATGTATCAACTATCTCCACCTGAG GACTTGTCCCTTGCAATGTTATTACTAAGGCCTAATCGGAGTTATGGTGATCAAGAATTATTACGAGAGAAAACAAGTGTCACAAAAGATAATTACGGAAGTGTTGCTAAAGTCTACGTTGTGTGCCAACAAGACAAATTGTTAAAGCTTGATTTTCAATTGTCAATGATTCAAAGAAATCCTACAAACGATGTCAAAGTGATTCCTGAAACTGATCACATGGTCATGTTCTCTAAACCCCAAGAGCTTTTTGCATGCCTTCAAGAAATTGCTGACACATATTATTAG